GGCCGCCTGGCGCGCCGCCGGCCTGTCGGCCACGCGCATCGCCACGCCGCAGTGCAATCACTTCGATCTGGTCAATGAGCTGGAGGATCCGGACAGCGATCTGACGCGGGCGACCCTGGAGATGATGGGGCTGCGGTGAGCGCCAGTCCCGAAGCGTTGCGCGTCTTCCTGCGAAATATCAGTCCGTGGCCGCCAATGACCGTACCGGCGGCTGCTCATGCTGTTGCGCCTGCCACAAGTCGTAGTTGGCCTGCATCGCCAGCCAGGCCCAATGCCTCGATGACTCCACGCAGGATTTCGCCCGGTTGCGCTGAGTTGTGCATCATGCCCTGAGGCCTGGCGCGAGGCGTCTGGGGACATGAGCTGCGTGGGGGCTGCGCGCCGGGCTTGCGCGACGAGGCGCTCTCAGAAAATGATGGCTGGGGGAGACGTGAACGCTACTTCTGCGGCGTATACCGCAGCTCATCCAGCTGATAGCCCTGCGCCTTGGCGGCGGCCAGCGCGCGGTCCAGGTCTTCCTGCGGCAGCTGGGGCGAGCGCGACAGGATCCACAGATACTTGCGGTCGGGCGTGCCGACCACGGCCCAGCGGTATTCCGGGTCCAGGCCGATGATCCAGTAGTCGCCCTTGAAGGGGGGCAGGAACGTGACTTCCAGCTTGGCGTTGTTGCTGCCTTCGACCACGGTGGCCGTGCCGGACGCGGAATCGACCTCGCCGTCCTTGTTGCGGCAGCGGTTGTTCACGCCCACGCTGCCGTCCGGATGCAGCGTGTATTCGGCCGTGGTGTCGCCCACGCAGTCGCGCTGGAACACCATGGGGAAGTTGGCGATTTCGTACCACATGCCGGCGTAGCGTTTCAGGTCCACCGACTCCACGGTTTGCATGGGCGGCGGGGCGGCGTGGGCGACGCTGGCCATGCTGGCGGCCAGGGCCAGCAGGGCGGTTGCGATGCGGCGCATGAGTAAGACCTCCTGGTGTGACGAACGACCGGCCCGCCGGCGGGCATCGCCGCGCCTCGGACCAAAACCCTAACGATACGCCTTATTTGCGCGGCGCCTTGAGCGCGGCGTGGTAACGGGCGACATAGGTGTCGAAATCCTCCGTGTCGGCCTGCTCGATGCGGATCTGCTCGGCGGCCGAGTCGCGCGCGGCCTGCTCATAGGCGGCGGCCGTCGCGGCGGGCAGCGGCTGCGCGCGCAGCGTCTCGGCGTGCTTGCGGCTCAGGTCCAGCGAGTAGTCGTGGAACGAGACGCCGCCGTCGACCAGCTCGCGCAGCAGGCGCGCCGAGGGCGTGGCATCGGGATCGCCGAGCTTGGCGCGCTGGGCGGCCAGCGCGCGGGCGTAGGCGTCGCCGCCCAGCGCCGAGTCATACAGGGCGGCGTAGGGCGCGATGCGGTCCAGCAGTTCGTTGCCCCATTGCGCCAGGCTCACGGGCTGGCCTTCGCGGTCCAGTTGCAGGCCGGGCTTGCGGCCTTCCTTGACGACGGTGGAGAAGTTGTCGGCGCTGCGCTGGCAATAACCGCTGGCGGGGAAGTAGGGGCTGTCGGATGCGGCGCAGAACAGCAGGAAGGCATCGACGAAGCGGCCGGTCTCGGCCTGGATGCCGACCGGCGCGTAGGGGTCGATGTCCAGGCAGCGCACTTCCACGTACTGCACGCCGCGCTCGGCCAGCGCGGTGATCGGGCGCTCGCAGCGGCCGGTGGCGCGCTTGGGGCGGATGCTCGAGTAGTACTCGTTTTCGATCTGCAGCACGTTGGTGTTGAGCTGGATCCACTGGCCGTCGCGGTGGGTGCCGATCTTCTGGTAATCGGGCCAGGGCTGGGTGACGGCATCGAACAGGCGGCCCAGGAAGGTGTCCAGGTCGTTGTAGCAGAGCTTGAGCTGCGACTGGGCCTTGTTCTGGTAGCCCAGGTCGCTCATGCGCAGGCTGGTGGCGTGCGGCAGGTACAGCGTGTGGTCGCCCAGGCTTTGCAGCGGGTGTTCGTGGCCGCGCAGGAAATCACGCGCCAGCGCCGGCGCCGCGCCGAACAGGTACATCAGCAGCCAGGAATAGCGGGTGAAGTTGCGGATCAGCCCGATATAGCCGCGCGAGCGGCGGTCCTGGGTGGTGCCGGGCGCGGTGTCCAGCACGTCCCACAGCCCGTCGGCCAGCGAGTAGTTGTAATGCACGCCGGCGATGCACTGCATGGTCTTGCCATAGCGCTCGGCCAGGCCACGGCGGTAGACGTGCTTGAGCATGCCGGTATTGGAGGTGCCGTACCAGGCGATGGGGATGTCCGCTTCGCCGGGCAGCGTGGCCGGCATGGACTGGTTCCAGATCAGCTCCTGGCCCAGCACGCTGTAGACGTGGCGGTGGGTATCGCTAAGCTCACCCAGCAGCGCGTCGACGTCGCGGTGGGTGCCGGTGATCAGTTCCAGCAGCGACTCGGAGTAGTCCGTGGTGACGTGTTCGTTGGTCAGCGCCGAGCCCAGGCGGGCGGGGTGGGGCGTCAGGGCCAGCTTGCCCTGGCCGTCCACGCGCAGGCCTTCTTTCTCGATGCCCCGCAGGGTGTCCTTGAGCAGCGGCAGGTTGGCTTCCAGGCGGGCGTAGCGGTTGGCGGCGGTATCGGTCACGGAGTCTTCTCGTTCGGGTCTGTCGCCGGATTTTACGGGGTGCTGGCCTCCTCTGCCGAGGGAGTCAATACTGGGGACAGGGACAATGCCTGCGCGGTGCGCGCCAGCCATTCATCCAGGTCGGCGTAGACCGGGTCCGCGATCGGGGCGGTTTCGTTGAAGATCTCGTGCCAGGCGGTGTCGTACCAGCGCAGGGTCAGCAGCTCGGCCGGCGCGCGCTGGGCGAACTGGCGGCTGCCTTCGGCGGCCACGATGGAATCGTCGCCCGCCACCATCAGCAGGGTGCGGCAGGACAGCAGATGGGCTTCGCGCAGCGAGGCGGCGCCGCCTTCGTCGACGAAGCGCGCCAGCCGGCCCGTCATGCTGCGACGCACCAGCGGATCCCTGCGGTAGGCCTTGACCACGGCCCGGTCGTGCGAGATGCGGGCCGGCGCCAAGCCGTGCGGCACGCGCAGATCGGGCGTGTGGCGCGACATCCAGGTCAGCGTGCGTCGCACCCAGGGCGGCACGTGCACCACGAAGGGCGGCGAGCTGAGCACCAGTGCGTCCAGTTCCACCAGGCGCCGCAGCGCGATCCGCACAGCCACCAGCGCGCCCAGGCTGTGGGCCAGCAGAATGGGTGGGCGGCCCTGCGCGCGGGTCCAGGCCCGCAGCCGGTCCACGGCGTCGGTCACCAGGTCATCTTCCTGGACCAGCGTGGCGGGCCGCCCGCTGGAACGGCCATGGCCGCGGTGGTCGTGCGCGCCCACCACCCAGCCGCGCGCGGTCAGCCAGCGGGCCAGCCGGTCATAGCGGCCGGCATGCTCGCTCAGGCCATGCAGCAGGTAGATGCTGGGCGTGCCCGGGCCGTCGATCGGCGGGGGGACGTTGGGGGCGGCCGGCCAGAGATAATTGGCCAGTGGCGTGCCGTCGGGCGCGGGGGTCATCGAAATCGGCGACAATTTCTGGCTTCCTTGGTTTGAACAGGTCGTGAGGCCCTGCGGACAATGACGATTTCATCGCTGTTTCGTTTCACGTTCAAGAAAGCCGGCGCGATCGTTGCGCTGGCCGCCATCGTGGCCTGTTCGCCCAGTTACAACTGGCGCGAGCTGGACGTGGCCGATGGCCATGTGCGGGCCGCCTTTCCCGACACGGTGAAGACCGAGACCCGGGACACCCGGGTCGACACCATGACCATGCCCGTCACTATGGCCAGCGCCAAGGTCGGCGACGGCATGTTCGCCGTGGTCTCGGCGCCGCTGCCGGCGGAGATCGCCGCCAGCCCGGGCGCGAGCCGGGGGCTGGGCGTGGCGGCGATGCGGTCGCTGTACCTGAATCTGCAGGTGCAGCCGCCGCTGGAGTTTCCGCCCTATGGCCAGGTCATCGAGATACGGGGCCAGAGCGGCGGCCAACCTTTCTGGATGCTGGCGCGCGTCTGGGTGACCGACACCATGCTGATCGAGGCCATCGCGGCCGGCAGCGAGAAAGGGCTGCCGCGCGAGCGCGCGCGCGAATTCCTGGATTCGGTCGTGCTCAAGAAGACGCCGTGAACGCATCCAGCAGTTTTTCCTGCAGGGCCTTGGCCACGGCGGCGCGCCGTCCGCGCACGCCCAGCCGTTCGCAGGCGTTGCGCAGGTGGAAGTTGACCGTGCTTTCGCTCAGGCCGAGGATGCGGGAGGTTTCCCAGCTGGTCTTGCCGATGGCCGCCCAGCGCAGGCATTGGGCCTGCCGAGGCGACAGCGGCAGGGCGGCGGGCCGCGAGCCTGGCGCGGCGCGGGCAGGGGTGGCAGGAGTATCGGCCGGCGCGTCGGCGGGTCGGTCGGCGGAACCGGGAAGGGATTGCGGCATGGCGTCTGGCGCCGGCGGGCGCTGGCGGGTGGATGATGCGGACCATGTTCGGCCGTCATCCCAGAAAGCCGCAAACCTTCGCGCCTGTACGTATTGCCCACTTGATCTTTGACGGAATCGTCGCATGCCGGCCATCGTCCAGTTCTATCTCTCGGCCATCGTGCTGATGCTGCCCCTGCTGTTCTGCGTGGGCATCGGCGTCTACTGGGGCAAGCGCGACCTGCCGTTCGGCGGCTCCTTCATCACCACGCTGGTCACGTCGGTGACCACGCCCGCCCTGGTGTTCCATACCTTCGTCACCACGCGGCTGGACGATCGCGCGCTGGCCGACGTGGCGGCCGCCACGGTGCTGGCGCTGCTGCTGTGCGCGCTGGCCGGCGCGCTGCTGCTCAAAGTGCTGAAACTGCCGGTGCGCACGCTGCTGCCCACCGCCTTCCTGCCCAACGCCGGGAATCTGGGGCTGCCCATGTCGCAGCTGGCTTTCGGCGACGCGGGCCTGTCGGTGGCGGTGGCGTTCTTCGCGGTGAACTCCTTCATCATGCACACGGTGGCGGTGCGGCTGCTGCCCGGCGTGAATACGCGCGGCAGCTGGAAAAGCCCGATCCTGCTGGCCTCGCTGGCGGCGGTGGGCATGCGCGTGGCGCACGTGCCGGTGCCCGACTGGCTGATCGAGACCGCGCGCATGCTGGGCGCGGTCACCGTGCCGCTGATGCTGCTGAGCCTGGGGCACGCGCTGGCGCTGATCCCGTCAGGCGGCGTGCGCGACGGCGCCAAGGTGGCGGCCATTCGCCTGATCACGGGGCTGGCCGCCGGGCTGCTCGTGGTGTGGGCGCTGGACCTGGAGGCCGTCCTGGCCGGCGCGCTGACGCTGCAGATGGCCATGCCCTGCGCCGTGGTCAGCTACATGTACGCGCGCCGCTATACGGACCTGGGCGACACCGCCGCCGGCGCGGTGCTGGTGTCGACGGTGGTGTTCCTGCTGCTGGCGCCGTTGATGCTTTGGTTCAGTCACGGGCATTGACCGGGGTGGGTGGATCCAGCCGCCTCATTTTGTTGGATCATGATGCGCCTGCCATGGCGCGCAGCTGCGCCATCAGCGCCTCGGGCAATTCCACGCCGTGCTTGAGCGCCTCGTCGCGCAGCTTGCGGCGGCGGTCGCCGGGCAGGCGCACGTGCTCATCTTCCAGCATGACGTCAACCAGCGTCTCCACCCGTTCCAGGTAGGCATCGTTGCCGGCCAGGGCGCCGGGATCGATCGCCATGAAGGCCTGGCCCAGCCGCGCCGGGCCGCCTTCGTCGACGAAGAAGGACTCGGTCTCGAAGCCGAAGTGCGAACCGGTCAGGGCGCAGGCCAGCAGTTCGACGATCAGCGCCAGCATGGCGCCCTTGACGCCGCCGGCGGGCAGCATGCTGCCCGCCAGCCCGGCCTTGGGATCGGTGGTGGGATTGCCGTCGGCGTCCAGCGCCCAGCCCAGCGGAATGGGCTGGTTGTCGCGCGCGGCGATCATCAGCTTGCCGCGCGCCACCTGCGACAGCGACAGGTCGATCACCAGCCGCGCGCCGCCGCGCCGGGGAAAGACGGCGGCGATGGGATTGGTGCCGAACAGTGGCCGCTTGCCGCCCCAGGCGGGCATGGCGGCGGGCGAATTGCTCAGCGCCAGGCCAACCAGGCCCAGGTCGGCCATGGCTTCCAGGTGGTAGCCGGCCTCGCCGAAGTGATGGCTGTTGGTGACGCCGATGAAGGCCACGCCGTGCTCGCGGGCACGCAGGCCGGCCTGCTCGACGGCCAGCGCGCAGGCGGGAAAGGCCAGCCCGGAACCGGCGTCGATCAGCGCCGCGCCGCCGCGCTCGCGCACGATGCGCGGCACCGCCGAGCCGATGGCCCGGCCGGCGCGCAGGTGGCCGGCATAGAAGGGCACGCGCGACAGGCCGTGCGAGCTGAGTCCCTGGCTTTCGGCGAAGACCAGCGCGCGGGCGGTGCTGTCGGCCATGGCGGGGTTGGCGCCGGCGGCGGCCAGGCCGGCTGCCGCCAGGTGTTGCAGTTCGTCCAGATAGATGTGAGCCATATCCTTCTCGTCAGTGGGCGCGCCGGAATCGTTCATCGGTCGCCGCCGGTAAGGGCTATTGTCACACCGGACGCCACCATGTCGGAAACGCGGGCGTTGGCTTCGCGTGTCAGTCCGGCGATATGGGGCGTGAGGATCAGGCCGGGCGGGGCGGTCAGCCTGCCCTGACGGATGTCGGCCAGCAGGACGGCCAGCGGGCCGCCGGCCGGCAGCGGCTCGGCCTCGAACACGTCCAGCGCCGCGCCGCGCAGCCGGCCGGCGCGCAGGGCCTCGGCCAGGGCGGGCTCGTCGAGGATGCCGCCGCGCGAGGTATTGATCAGCACCGCGCCCGCGCGCATGCGGCCGATGCGCGCGGCGTCGAACAGGCGCTGCGTGCACGGGGTCAGCGGCAGGTGCAGGCTGACCGCGTCGGCGCGTTCCAGCAGGGCGTCCAGCGAGCACGATTCCACGCCACATTCGCCCCAGGAAGGATGGCCGGCCGGCAGCGCCGCGTCGTGGCCGACGACGCGCATGCCCAGGCCGCGCGCCAGCGTCGCGACCAGGCGGCCGATGCCGCCGAAGCCCACCACGCCCAGCGTGCGGCCATGCGCCTCCAGTCCCCCGGACAGCGCGGAGCGCGGCCACTGCCCGTCGGCCACCGCCGCGCTGGCGCCATAGGCGCCGCGCAGCAGGACCAGCAGCGTGCCGATCACATACTCGGCGACGGCGCGGGCGTTGGCGCCCGTCGCCGGCACCACGGCGATGCCGCGCGCGGCGCAGGCGGTCAGGTCGATATTGTCCAGGCCCACGCCCAGCCGGCCCACCGCCCGCAGCCGGGGCGCGCTGGCGAGCAGGGCGGCGTCCACCTGGCTGCGGTTGCGCACGATGAGCGCGTCCGCTTCCGCCATGGCCTGCAGCAGCCCGTTGCGGCGGTCCACCAGCTCCGGCTCGTAGCGCACGTCGAAGCGCGCGCGCAGCGCATCGACGGCGGGGGTGTCCATGAATTCCGATATGACGATGCGCATGGCGGTGCTCCGGCGGGATCAGGCGATCTGGATGTTGGCGTCGCGGATGATGCGGGCCCAGCGCTCGACTTCCGCTTTCAGGTAGGCGCCGAAGGCCTCCGGCCCGCGCGGCTGCGGCACGAAGCCCAGTTGCGCCAGCGACTGTTGCAAGGCGGGCTGTGACATTTGCCGGACGATGGCTGCGCCGATGCGGTTCACCAAGGCCGGTGGCGTGCCGGCCGGCGCCAGCACGCCAGTGAAGTTCTCGACGATGAGGTCCGGCAGGCCGGTCTGTGCCACGGTGGGCACCTCGGGCAGGTCGGCCGTGCGCTCGCGCGTGGTGATGGCCAGCGCCCGCAGCGCGCCGCCCTTTACGTGCGGCAGTGATTCCGGGTAGTTGGAAAACACCACGTCCAGGTGCCCGC
The Achromobacter sp. AONIH1 DNA segment above includes these coding regions:
- a CDS encoding Ldh family oxidoreductase, producing MAHIYLDELQHLAAAGLAAAGANPAMADSTARALVFAESQGLSSHGLSRVPFYAGHLRAGRAIGSAVPRIVRERGGAALIDAGSGLAFPACALAVEQAGLRAREHGVAFIGVTNSHHFGEAGYHLEAMADLGLVGLALSNSPAAMPAWGGKRPLFGTNPIAAVFPRRGGARLVIDLSLSQVARGKLMIAARDNQPIPLGWALDADGNPTTDPKAGLAGSMLPAGGVKGAMLALIVELLACALTGSHFGFETESFFVDEGGPARLGQAFMAIDPGALAGNDAYLERVETLVDVMLEDEHVRLPGDRRRKLRDEALKHGVELPEALMAQLRAMAGAS
- a CDS encoding alpha/beta hydrolase, whose translation is MTPAPDGTPLANYLWPAAPNVPPPIDGPGTPSIYLLHGLSEHAGRYDRLARWLTARGWVVGAHDHRGHGRSSGRPATLVQEDDLVTDAVDRLRAWTRAQGRPPILLAHSLGALVAVRIALRRLVELDALVLSSPPFVVHVPPWVRRTLTWMSRHTPDLRVPHGLAPARISHDRAVVKAYRRDPLVRRSMTGRLARFVDEGGAASLREAHLLSCRTLLMVAGDDSIVAAEGSRQFAQRAPAELLTLRWYDTAWHEIFNETAPIADPVYADLDEWLARTAQALSLSPVLTPSAEEASTP
- a CDS encoding lipocalin family protein: MRRIATALLALAASMASVAHAAPPPMQTVESVDLKRYAGMWYEIANFPMVFQRDCVGDTTAEYTLHPDGSVGVNNRCRNKDGEVDSASGTATVVEGSNNAKLEVTFLPPFKGDYWIIGLDPEYRWAVVGTPDRKYLWILSRSPQLPQEDLDRALAAAKAQGYQLDELRYTPQK
- the gshA gene encoding glutamate--cysteine ligase gives rise to the protein MTDTAANRYARLEANLPLLKDTLRGIEKEGLRVDGQGKLALTPHPARLGSALTNEHVTTDYSESLLELITGTHRDVDALLGELSDTHRHVYSVLGQELIWNQSMPATLPGEADIPIAWYGTSNTGMLKHVYRRGLAERYGKTMQCIAGVHYNYSLADGLWDVLDTAPGTTQDRRSRGYIGLIRNFTRYSWLLMYLFGAAPALARDFLRGHEHPLQSLGDHTLYLPHATSLRMSDLGYQNKAQSQLKLCYNDLDTFLGRLFDAVTQPWPDYQKIGTHRDGQWIQLNTNVLQIENEYYSSIRPKRATGRCERPITALAERGVQYVEVRCLDIDPYAPVGIQAETGRFVDAFLLFCAASDSPYFPASGYCQRSADNFSTVVKEGRKPGLQLDREGQPVSLAQWGNELLDRIAPYAALYDSALGGDAYARALAAQRAKLGDPDATPSARLLRELVDGGVSFHDYSLDLSRKHAETLRAQPLPAATAAAYEQAARDSAAEQIRIEQADTEDFDTYVARYHAALKAPRK
- a CDS encoding AEC family transporter; protein product: MPAIVQFYLSAIVLMLPLLFCVGIGVYWGKRDLPFGGSFITTLVTSVTTPALVFHTFVTTRLDDRALADVAAATVLALLLCALAGALLLKVLKLPVRTLLPTAFLPNAGNLGLPMSQLAFGDAGLSVAVAFFAVNSFIMHTVAVRLLPGVNTRGSWKSPILLASLAAVGMRVAHVPVPDWLIETARMLGAVTVPLMLLSLGHALALIPSGGVRDGAKVAAIRLITGLAAGLLVVWALDLEAVLAGALTLQMAMPCAVVSYMYARRYTDLGDTAAGAVLVSTVVFLLLAPLMLWFSHGH
- a CDS encoding hydroxyacid dehydrogenase, coding for MRIVISEFMDTPAVDALRARFDVRYEPELVDRRNGLLQAMAEADALIVRNRSQVDAALLASAPRLRAVGRLGVGLDNIDLTACAARGIAVVPATGANARAVAEYVIGTLLVLLRGAYGASAAVADGQWPRSALSGGLEAHGRTLGVVGFGGIGRLVATLARGLGMRVVGHDAALPAGHPSWGECGVESCSLDALLERADAVSLHLPLTPCTQRLFDAARIGRMRAGAVLINTSRGGILDEPALAEALRAGRLRGAALDVFEAEPLPAGGPLAVLLADIRQGRLTAPPGLILTPHIAGLTREANARVSDMVASGVTIALTGGDR
- a CDS encoding helix-turn-helix domain-containing protein produces the protein MPQSLPGSADRPADAPADTPATPARAAPGSRPAALPLSPRQAQCLRWAAIGKTSWETSRILGLSESTVNFHLRNACERLGVRGRRAAVAKALQEKLLDAFTASS